The following coding sequences are from one Candidatus Zixiibacteriota bacterium window:
- a CDS encoding YchF family ATPase, which translates to MKLGIIGKPQAGKTTIFNAASGQQEAVGDFSQAAHRAIIKVPDPRLAVLAEIEDPKKITPAEIEFLDAPGFTGKGKEAGAVEISQEVRLMEALILVVDAFSPDAAPERDLRNLTEEMILSDLSIVEGNLDKKGRKMKLTGDKSATHDLELLETCRAQLEGEQPLIDLDMAEEDLKALRGYSFLTLKPLLIAVNIAEDALDRAGAMREGYAGLAAPGKRDVAVVCGRIEAELAALPEIERAAFLADLGIATPAVDQVIRKSYDLLGLISFLTAAKPEVRAWTIRAGTTAQRAAGVIHSDIERGFIRAEVTRFEDYARYRTPAALKAAGKTRLEGKDYVVQDGDVILFRFNV; encoded by the coding sequence ATGAAACTCGGCATCATCGGCAAACCGCAGGCGGGGAAGACGACGATTTTCAACGCCGCCTCCGGACAGCAGGAGGCGGTCGGCGATTTCAGTCAGGCGGCCCACCGGGCGATTATCAAAGTGCCCGACCCCCGGCTGGCCGTGCTGGCGGAGATCGAGGATCCCAAGAAGATCACGCCGGCGGAAATCGAATTTCTCGACGCTCCCGGGTTCACCGGCAAGGGGAAAGAGGCCGGAGCCGTCGAGATCAGCCAGGAGGTCCGCCTCATGGAGGCGCTCATCCTGGTGGTCGATGCCTTCTCGCCCGACGCCGCGCCGGAACGCGATCTCCGGAATTTGACCGAGGAGATGATCCTCTCCGACCTCTCCATTGTCGAAGGCAATCTCGACAAGAAGGGACGGAAGATGAAACTGACCGGGGACAAGTCGGCGACGCACGACCTCGAGCTGCTCGAAACGTGCCGCGCCCAACTCGAGGGGGAGCAGCCGCTCATCGATCTGGACATGGCGGAAGAGGACCTTAAAGCGCTCCGGGGATACTCCTTCCTGACGCTCAAGCCGCTCCTGATCGCGGTTAACATCGCCGAAGACGCGCTGGACCGGGCCGGGGCGATGCGCGAGGGGTATGCCGGCCTCGCGGCGCCGGGGAAGCGGGATGTGGCGGTCGTGTGCGGCCGGATCGAGGCCGAGCTGGCCGCGCTGCCTGAGATTGAGCGGGCCGCGTTCCTGGCCGACCTCGGGATCGCGACGCCGGCGGTCGACCAGGTGATCCGGAAGTCCTACGACCTGCTCGGTCTGATTTCGTTTCTCACGGCCGCCAAGCCGGAGGTGCGGGCGTGGACGATCCGCGCCGGCACGACGGCCCAGCGGGCGGCCGGCGTCATTCACAGCGACATCGAGCGCGGCTTCATTCGGGCCGAGGTCACGCGGTTCGAGGACTACGCCCGGTACCGCACGCCGGCGGCGCTCAAAGCGGCCGGCAAAACGCGCCTCGAGGGCAAGGACTATGTGGTGCAGGACGGCGACGTGATCCTGTTCCGCTTCAACGTGTAG
- a CDS encoding deoxyribonuclease IV, with amino-acid sequence MQFGAHESIAGGVFTAIERGHRATCDTIQMFNKSNNQWKAKKLTTEEIDLFFARIEETGVTAAVSHSSYLINIASPDEALAEKSYASLKEEMERCRTLRIPALVLHPGSHVGSGEEIGMQRVALSINRLFDELPDNTVTLLLETTAGQGSNLGCTFEQLAYMIDRVDNKAQIGVCLDTCHIFAAGYPIVEPADYRKTMKQFDEVIGWERLKVIHANDSLKELGSRRDRHEHIGRGHIGLKGFGNFINDRRLKKIPMIIETPKGDDLTEDIENLKVLRGLVKKK; translated from the coding sequence ATGCAGTTCGGAGCTCACGAGTCAATTGCCGGCGGCGTCTTCACCGCCATTGAGCGCGGCCACCGGGCCACGTGCGATACGATCCAGATGTTCAACAAATCGAACAACCAGTGGAAAGCCAAAAAACTCACCACCGAAGAGATCGACCTGTTCTTCGCCCGTATCGAAGAAACCGGCGTCACCGCGGCGGTATCGCACTCCTCCTACCTGATCAACATCGCTTCCCCCGATGAAGCCCTCGCCGAGAAATCATACGCCTCGCTCAAAGAGGAAATGGAGCGCTGCCGCACGCTGCGGATCCCGGCTCTCGTGCTCCACCCCGGCTCGCATGTCGGGAGCGGGGAAGAGATCGGGATGCAGCGCGTCGCCCTCTCCATCAACCGTCTCTTTGACGAACTGCCGGACAACACGGTAACGTTGCTCCTGGAGACGACAGCCGGGCAGGGGAGCAATCTCGGCTGCACTTTCGAGCAACTGGCATATATGATCGATCGCGTCGACAACAAGGCTCAGATAGGCGTGTGTCTCGACACCTGCCACATCTTCGCGGCCGGTTACCCGATTGTCGAACCGGCGGACTACCGGAAAACGATGAAGCAGTTCGACGAGGTGATCGGTTGGGAACGCCTGAAAGTGATCCACGCCAACGACAGCCTGAAAGAGCTCGGGTCCAGGCGGGACCGCCACGAGCATATCGGGCGGGGGCATATCGGCCTGAAGGGATTCGGTAACTTCATTAATGACAGGCGGTTAAAGAAAATCCCCATGATCATCGAGACGCCCAAAGGCGATGATCTGACGGAGGATATCGAGAATCTGAAAGTGCTGCGCGGTTTGGTGAAGAAGAAGTAG
- the lon gene encoding endopeptidase La encodes MTTDQPQTPDEAKQAAGPRILPILPLKGTIVYPYLVVPLMIQDAEQARLVDEALMRGSRIGLFLQKDAEQEHPGPDDLYHTGCSGSILKMLRFPDGTVRFLIQGLARLRIVRFTHTERYLMAEVEELREQIDDGIKIDALQRSILGRVQQLVELAPYLTEEFHVSAINQDSPSKLADFIASNLNIPIRQKQEFLEETEVLRRLQKLHQAINKEVEVLQLSQKIQAQAASELGKSQRDYILREQMKAIQRELGQGEETSEIEEFERKIAEAHMPEVAAQAARKEVDRLRHMNPSSAEYTVSRTYLDWLVSMPWSKSTEDRLDLRRAKKVLDDDHYDLATVKDRILEYLAVRKLKADIKGPILCFVGPPGVGKTSLGRSIARAIGREFMRVSLGGMRDEAEIRGHRRTYIGAMPGRIIQSIRRAGSNNPVIMLDEIDKLGADFRGDPSSALLEVLDPEQNDTFSDHYLEVPFNLSRVMFITTANWLEPIPAVLRDRMEVIRIPGYTDIEKLQIARRHLIPKQLENHGLTGDQLVVEDSAVTAIIEGYTREAGLRNLEREIAAVARKAARKVAQGDSAKVVVTGKEIPKLLGPQRFTREVLMRKGQIGVVPGLAYTSVGGELLFIEATSMVGKESFTLTGQLGEVMKESAQAALSYVRSNAETLGIDPTVFEKRALHIHVPAGATPKDGPSAGITMAVALASLFAARPVKPCLAMTGEITLRGQLMPIGGLKEKLLAAYRAGIEEVILPEDNRKDIAEIPPEIKKAIRFKYFSAAIEAIKYALDRPAVCGGAAANAAAGRKRKRPGR; translated from the coding sequence ATGACGACCGACCAACCGCAGACTCCGGATGAGGCGAAGCAGGCGGCCGGCCCGCGCATCCTGCCCATTCTCCCGCTGAAAGGCACCATCGTCTATCCGTACCTCGTGGTGCCGCTGATGATACAGGATGCCGAGCAGGCCCGCCTCGTCGACGAGGCCCTCATGCGCGGCTCGCGGATCGGGCTCTTCCTCCAGAAGGACGCCGAACAGGAACACCCCGGCCCCGACGATCTCTACCACACCGGCTGCTCCGGAAGCATTCTCAAGATGCTGCGGTTCCCGGACGGCACGGTGCGGTTTCTCATCCAGGGTCTCGCCCGCCTCCGCATCGTCCGCTTCACCCACACCGAACGCTACCTCATGGCGGAGGTCGAGGAACTCCGCGAGCAGATCGACGACGGGATCAAGATCGATGCCCTCCAGCGCAGCATCCTCGGACGCGTCCAGCAGCTCGTGGAGCTCGCCCCCTACCTGACCGAGGAGTTTCACGTCTCGGCGATCAACCAGGACTCGCCCTCGAAACTGGCCGACTTCATCGCCTCCAATCTCAACATCCCGATCCGGCAGAAGCAGGAGTTTCTCGAGGAGACGGAAGTGCTGAGGCGGCTGCAGAAGCTGCACCAGGCGATCAACAAGGAGGTCGAGGTGCTGCAGCTCTCGCAGAAGATCCAGGCGCAGGCGGCGAGCGAGCTCGGCAAATCGCAGCGGGACTACATCCTCCGCGAACAGATGAAAGCGATCCAGCGCGAGCTCGGACAGGGGGAGGAGACCTCGGAAATCGAGGAGTTCGAGAGAAAGATCGCCGAGGCGCACATGCCCGAGGTGGCGGCCCAGGCGGCCCGCAAAGAGGTCGACCGGCTCCGCCACATGAACCCCTCGTCGGCCGAGTACACCGTCTCGCGCACTTACCTCGACTGGCTGGTGTCGATGCCGTGGAGCAAGTCGACCGAGGACCGGCTCGATCTGCGGCGGGCGAAGAAAGTACTCGACGACGACCACTATGATCTGGCGACGGTGAAGGACCGCATCCTCGAATACCTCGCCGTACGCAAACTGAAAGCCGACATCAAGGGGCCGATCCTCTGTTTTGTCGGGCCGCCGGGGGTGGGGAAGACCTCGCTCGGGCGGTCGATCGCCCGCGCCATCGGACGCGAGTTCATGCGCGTCTCGCTCGGGGGCATGCGCGACGAGGCCGAGATCCGCGGGCACCGGCGCACCTATATCGGCGCCATGCCCGGCCGGATCATCCAGTCGATCCGCCGCGCCGGCAGCAACAACCCGGTGATCATGCTCGACGAAATCGACAAGCTCGGCGCCGATTTCCGCGGCGACCCCTCCTCGGCCCTCCTCGAGGTCCTCGACCCCGAGCAGAACGACACCTTCTCCGACCACTATCTCGAGGTGCCGTTCAACCTGTCCCGGGTGATGTTCATCACGACCGCCAACTGGCTCGAGCCCATCCCCGCCGTTCTGCGCGACCGTATGGAGGTGATCCGCATTCCCGGCTACACCGACATCGAGAAACTCCAGATCGCCCGCCGGCACCTGATCCCCAAACAACTCGAGAACCACGGGCTGACCGGGGACCAACTGGTGGTCGAGGATTCGGCGGTCACCGCCATCATCGAGGGATACACGCGCGAGGCCGGGCTGCGCAATCTCGAGCGCGAGATCGCGGCGGTGGCCCGCAAGGCGGCGCGAAAGGTCGCCCAGGGAGACTCTGCGAAAGTCGTCGTCACCGGCAAGGAAATCCCCAAACTCCTCGGTCCGCAGCGCTTCACCCGCGAAGTGCTCATGCGCAAGGGGCAGATCGGCGTCGTGCCGGGACTCGCCTACACCTCGGTCGGCGGCGAACTGCTCTTCATCGAGGCGACCTCGATGGTCGGCAAGGAGTCGTTCACGCTGACCGGCCAGCTCGGCGAGGTCATGAAAGAATCGGCCCAGGCCGCGCTCTCCTACGTGCGCTCGAACGCCGAAACCCTCGGAATCGATCCGACCGTGTTCGAGAAGCGCGCCCTCCACATCCACGTGCCCGCCGGCGCCACGCCCAAAGACGGCCCCTCGGCGGGGATCACGATGGCAGTCGCCCTCGCGTCGCTCTTCGCCGCCCGTCCCGTGAAACCGTGCTTGGCCATGACCGGCGAGATCACGCTCCGCGGCCAGCTCATGCCGATCGGCGGGCTGAAAGAAAAGCTGCTCGCCGCGTACCGCGCCGGCATCGAGGAGGTCATCCTGCCGGAGGACAACCGCAAAGACATCGCCGAGATCCCGCCGGAGATCAAGAAGGCGATCCGGTTTAAGTATTTCTCCGCGGCGATTGAAGCAATCAAATATGCGCTCGACCGCCCCGCCGTGTGCGGGGGCGCGGCGGCCAACGCCGCGGCCGGGCGGAAACGGAAACGGCCGGGCCGATGA